A part of Paenibacillus sp. 481 genomic DNA contains:
- a CDS encoding NADPH-dependent FMN reductase — protein MRVTLIAGSNRKQASTTQLVQYIATILRDKGHEATVIDLAEVQLPLYCPDGNGDDANVAKLKDAASAGELIVLATPEYHGSMSGVLKNALDFLGFEHFDNKVVLLASSAGGAVGLHSLTHMQTVIRNLHGICCPEWISLGGDARQFTESGEPAQANVIQRVTKTVDYFLTLAERTRNI, from the coding sequence ATGCGCGTTACGTTAATCGCCGGAAGCAATCGTAAACAAGCATCAACGACACAGCTCGTGCAATACATAGCTACAATACTTCGCGACAAAGGCCATGAGGCAACAGTGATTGATTTGGCAGAAGTTCAGCTTCCCCTATATTGCCCAGACGGCAATGGAGACGATGCTAACGTAGCGAAGCTGAAAGATGCAGCATCAGCGGGAGAATTAATTGTGCTTGCGACGCCAGAATATCACGGCAGCATGTCCGGTGTACTGAAAAATGCTCTTGATTTCTTAGGCTTTGAGCATTTTGATAACAAAGTCGTATTGTTAGCTAGCTCTGCGGGCGGTGCAGTGGGGCTCCATTCGTTGACGCATATGCAGACCGTGATTCGTAACTTACACGGTATTTGCTGCCCAGAGTGGATTTCACTCGGTGGCGATGCTCGTCAATTTACAGAGTCAGGTGAGCCAGCTCAAGCTAATGTCATCCAGCGTGTGACCAAAACGGTAGACTACTTCCTCACACTTGCCGAGCGCACACGTAATATCTAG
- a CDS encoding YebC/PmpR family DNA-binding transcriptional regulator, producing MPKFKLFKDRKGKADQAKNNQWVKLSREIYMQARSGGPNPDSNFGLKTAIANARAIKMPVDNIDRAIKKATGGADSVEYAEIVYEGYGPGGVAIMVRALTDNRNRTAADVRSIFNKRGGNMGESGCVSYMFDHKGLLVIDREAYEVDEDTMMMQALESGAEDIVVNEDSFEVLTHPHQFEEVKKSLEEAGYEFQSADVRYLPQNMVAVDGENAEKLLKMMDGFEDNDDVQDVYTNFEVSEEEMARIQG from the coding sequence ATGCCTAAGTTTAAGCTATTTAAAGACCGTAAAGGAAAAGCCGATCAGGCAAAGAACAACCAGTGGGTGAAATTAAGCCGCGAAATATATATGCAAGCCCGGAGTGGTGGACCAAACCCAGACTCGAATTTTGGCTTAAAGACGGCGATTGCTAATGCACGTGCCATTAAAATGCCGGTAGACAATATCGATCGTGCGATTAAAAAAGCAACGGGCGGAGCAGATAGTGTCGAGTACGCAGAAATCGTATACGAGGGATATGGACCAGGCGGCGTTGCCATTATGGTTCGCGCCTTGACGGATAACCGTAATCGCACAGCTGCTGACGTGCGTTCGATTTTTAATAAGCGTGGCGGTAACATGGGTGAGTCTGGCTGTGTATCGTATATGTTCGATCACAAAGGACTGCTCGTCATCGATCGTGAAGCATACGAAGTGGATGAAGACACCATGATGATGCAAGCGCTGGAGAGCGGCGCTGAAGATATTGTTGTGAATGAAGACAGCTTCGAAGTGCTGACACATCCACATCAATTTGAAGAAGTAAAGAAATCGCTTGAAGAAGCAGGCTACGAGTTCCAAAGTGCGGATGTTCGTTATCTTCCGCAAAATATGGTAGCAGTGGACGGAGAAAATGCGGAGAAACTGCTTAAAATGATGGACGGATTCGAAGATAACGATGACGTTCAAGACGTGTACACGAACTTCGAGGTTAGCGAAGAAGAAATGGCGCGTATTCAAGGTTAG
- a CDS encoding nitroreductase family protein: MTTYELVKEVIQQRRSVRHYMDRPVELEHIREIMECARYAPSDTNSQTWEFIAILNRDIIKQIEELTWDALHKRGHEAEALGLAREARMLTRSFGPYATAFSDAPVLIIALATPYTSKFRERIFDPIGLVPDSIWEEEGIKSSCLAIQNVMLAAHARGLATCPMTGPVLLAEAAIKQLLDIPHDRQVNMVLALGYPKVTPASPARKEVDDILRIIQ, from the coding sequence TTGACAACTTACGAATTAGTAAAAGAAGTCATTCAACAACGTCGCAGCGTGCGTCATTATATGGATCGTCCTGTTGAATTGGAACATATACGCGAAATTATGGAGTGTGCGCGATATGCGCCTAGCGATACGAATTCACAAACGTGGGAATTTATCGCCATTTTAAATCGTGACATCATCAAGCAAATTGAAGAATTGACATGGGATGCGCTGCATAAACGAGGGCACGAGGCGGAAGCGCTAGGGCTCGCTAGGGAAGCACGCATGTTGACGCGTTCATTTGGGCCTTATGCGACAGCATTTTCCGATGCTCCCGTGCTCATTATCGCGCTAGCAACGCCGTATACCTCTAAATTTAGAGAACGCATTTTTGATCCGATCGGCTTAGTTCCAGATTCCATATGGGAAGAAGAAGGCATTAAGAGCAGTTGCCTTGCCATCCAGAACGTGATGCTAGCCGCTCACGCCCGCGGTCTGGCGACATGCCCGATGACCGGTCCCGTATTATTAGCGGAAGCAGCGATAAAGCAACTGCTCGACATTCCGCATGATCGTCAAGTTAATATGGTGCTAGCGCTAGGATATCCGAAAGTTACACCTGCCTCACCTGCTCGCAAAGAGGTTGACGACATCTTGCGTATCATACAATAA
- a CDS encoding MFS transporter gives MSNYTSHHEANWLRAFVFTVFMIASIVVSYFPLYYKSLGFNSVQIGLLYSVGPLVSIVSNLFWGVASDKLRTLKKVIIVLLIGYLIISLALSQITSFAAVSSLLIAFYFFYFPIFPLLDSFAIVTAEAEGKSFISIRVFGSIGFAVSGLVFGFVLGSIGAQYSVWVVIALGTVSLLLAFRLTDKKAKQTTVKKMEFGGLWKVLKQREVVLFFLFVLLLAIAHRLNEAFLGLALIELGANESLVGLAWMLSAVSEIPIFFLLSAYGDRFKELPLLAFSCLMFTIRFLLLAVLQDPIWMLSTQVLHSVSFGIFFFVAIRYLSRVIPDEYRSTGMAVYTIVWSSIAGLLSGTIGGVLMQAYGKDVVYYTSTMFALAASLGFGALAWYSQRAEGLKSLRK, from the coding sequence ATGTCAAATTACACAAGTCATCATGAAGCCAATTGGCTTCGCGCGTTTGTGTTTACCGTCTTCATGATTGCTTCTATTGTCGTGTCTTATTTTCCGCTGTATTACAAATCTTTAGGCTTTAATAGTGTGCAAATTGGATTGTTATATTCAGTCGGTCCACTAGTCTCAATCGTATCCAATCTATTCTGGGGCGTTGCAAGTGATAAGCTAAGGACGTTGAAAAAGGTCATCATCGTACTATTAATTGGATATCTGATTATATCGCTTGCTTTGAGCCAAATAACATCATTTGCCGCAGTATCAAGCTTGCTAATCGCCTTCTACTTCTTTTACTTTCCTATCTTCCCTTTATTGGATAGCTTCGCAATCGTTACCGCAGAAGCAGAGGGTAAAAGCTTCATTAGCATTCGCGTGTTCGGATCGATCGGCTTTGCCGTATCCGGCCTCGTATTTGGCTTTGTGTTGGGCTCCATAGGCGCACAATATAGCGTATGGGTCGTCATTGCCTTAGGTACAGTCTCGCTGCTGCTCGCTTTTCGGTTAACGGACAAGAAAGCCAAACAGACGACAGTGAAAAAAATGGAGTTTGGCGGACTATGGAAGGTACTGAAACAGCGTGAAGTCGTGTTGTTCTTCCTATTCGTGCTGCTGTTAGCAATCGCTCACCGTTTGAACGAGGCGTTTCTGGGATTGGCATTGATTGAGCTTGGCGCTAACGAATCACTCGTCGGCTTGGCATGGATGCTGTCTGCTGTTAGCGAAATCCCAATCTTTTTCTTATTAAGCGCGTATGGCGATCGGTTTAAGGAACTGCCGCTGCTCGCATTTTCCTGCTTGATGTTTACGATTCGCTTTCTGCTCCTCGCCGTGCTGCAAGACCCAATATGGATGTTGTCTACACAAGTGCTGCATAGCGTATCGTTCGGCATTTTTTTCTTTGTCGCGATTCGTTACCTTAGCCGTGTTATTCCTGACGAATATCGTTCCACAGGCATGGCTGTGTATACGATTGTTTGGTCCAGCATCGCGGGCTTGCTAAGCGGAACGATCGGGGGCGTTCTCATGCAAGCGTATGGTAAGGATGTGGTTTATTACACCAGCACGATGTTCGCCTTGGCAGCCTCGCTCGGCTTTGGAGCGCTAGCTTGGTATTCACAACGCGCTGAGGGCTTAAAGTCTCTCCGAAAATAA
- a CDS encoding tetraprenyl-beta-curcumene synthase family protein, with protein sequence MYRVYKFILPEVRSALAKWRARAELIPNEELRKQALASIATKQFHCEGGAVYASVRLDKRDVLIPLIVAFQTISDYLDNLCDRSTSLDADDFRLLHQSMLDAVQPELPMRDYYALREDKDDGDYLRALVQTCRDCIQQLPGYASAQSEIVNLVSLYSDLQVHKHIRKERREPALLAWWEQHAADFPDIGWNEFAAATGSTLGVFQLFLSACDERLTVAETLAIKHAYFPYVCGLHILLDYLIDQEEDRAGGDLNFCNYYDGEATVIQRIGRFADEAIARVSSLPNGRFHRMIIEGLLALYLSDPKVSEQGEVRNVSKRLMKNSPLMRLFFWLNSRWIRKHMY encoded by the coding sequence ATGTACCGCGTATACAAATTTATATTGCCTGAAGTCCGGTCAGCGTTAGCGAAATGGCGCGCTCGAGCGGAACTTATTCCTAACGAGGAACTGCGCAAGCAGGCGTTAGCCAGCATTGCGACCAAACAGTTCCACTGCGAGGGCGGAGCTGTATATGCGTCTGTCCGACTGGACAAGCGTGATGTGCTCATTCCGCTCATTGTGGCATTTCAGACGATTAGCGATTATTTGGACAATTTGTGCGACCGGAGTACGTCGCTGGATGCGGATGACTTCCGTTTACTGCATCAATCGATGTTGGATGCGGTGCAGCCAGAGCTGCCGATGCGCGATTATTACGCGTTGCGGGAAGATAAGGATGACGGGGACTATTTGCGTGCTTTAGTGCAAACATGCCGCGATTGCATCCAGCAACTCCCCGGATATGCGTCAGCGCAAAGCGAAATCGTGAATTTGGTAAGTCTTTATTCCGATTTGCAAGTGCACAAGCATATTCGCAAAGAACGGCGAGAACCTGCCTTGCTTGCATGGTGGGAGCAGCATGCTGCAGACTTTCCAGACATCGGTTGGAATGAGTTTGCTGCAGCAACAGGCTCTACTTTGGGTGTATTCCAATTATTCCTGTCTGCCTGCGATGAACGGCTTACTGTTGCCGAAACTTTGGCGATTAAACATGCTTATTTTCCGTACGTGTGCGGTCTTCATATTTTGCTCGATTATTTAATCGATCAGGAAGAAGACCGAGCTGGGGGCGATTTGAATTTCTGTAATTATTACGATGGGGAAGCGACGGTTATACAAAGAATCGGCCGTTTTGCTGACGAGGCGATAGCTCGAGTGAGCTCGCTACCTAATGGGCGTTTTCATCGTATGATTATAGAAGGGCTGCTCGCCTTGTATTTGTCAGACCCGAAAGTTAGCGAGCAAGGAGAGGTTCGCAACGTATCTAAACGTCTGATGAAGAACAGTCCGCTCATGCGGTTGTTTTTCTGGCTAAACAGTCGTTGGATACGCAAACATATGTATTGA
- a CDS encoding S8 family serine peptidase has product MRKKIMVVLSAAVCLSLLMSVSPYSASANNGNGNTGRYVNGNPNANTNVNASPSDAQRFLHLKGGNVDLKTSPSLENQTFDASSNKRSLYIVQFKDVITEKSKQVLTAAGAEVGDYVPDFAYLVRINGEQAQQIASSELVYGVTPYQADWKGFNSLSEYETLTTVPDTYIITVFKGSATSITSTLNTQATTNIKVIGDSIEAKLTTEQLQQLLQHEDVLFIEPKLIYDADNDFVTGQLKASSPNGLWSRGLTGTGQVVGVADSGLDTGNEATLHRDFTGKLHTTPIDYGGDNDWSDPNGHGTHVAGTVLGIGTESNGKYKGVAHGAKLVFQSLQCADGNGFCYTDIRDIFRDAQQAGASIHTNSWSGRVNEYNSNAVKTDEFLAQNKSFTILFSAGNRGPANDTVNTPSGAKNVLTVGNLLKSNPNTIRSSSSRGNTSDGRIKPDVVATGSDIISARSSVSSNTPSPNEFYTRKSGTSMSTPAVAGAATLVRQFYTTNKNITPSSALIKGTLINGAQDVGYGWGSRETGWGRVDLEASLFPTNNRKVEFVDQAIGLGTGESSTHQVTVQAGQPLKISTVWTDHQGTELAAKALVNDLDIEVKAPDGQVFKGNCFVSNAASTSCASADRLNNVENVYIPTPQAGTYTVTIKGFNVPQSKQPYALVVSGHQLTLQ; this is encoded by the coding sequence ATGAGAAAAAAGATTATGGTCGTGTTGTCCGCAGCTGTCTGCTTAAGTCTGCTAATGTCAGTCAGCCCGTACTCAGCTAGCGCTAATAATGGAAACGGAAATACAGGCAGATATGTAAATGGTAACCCGAACGCGAATACAAATGTTAATGCTAGTCCTAGTGACGCTCAGCGCTTTTTACATCTGAAGGGGGGCAACGTTGATTTAAAAACTTCCCCATCATTGGAAAATCAAACATTCGATGCATCCTCAAACAAACGCTCACTGTACATTGTTCAATTCAAAGATGTCATTACAGAGAAATCCAAGCAAGTATTAACCGCTGCTGGTGCAGAAGTGGGCGATTACGTGCCTGACTTTGCCTACTTAGTCCGAATAAATGGCGAACAAGCACAGCAAATTGCCTCCAGCGAGCTCGTATACGGTGTGACACCATATCAAGCCGATTGGAAAGGATTTAACTCGTTATCAGAATACGAGACACTAACAACTGTGCCAGACACCTACATTATTACCGTCTTCAAAGGAAGCGCAACTTCCATCACCTCTACACTCAACACACAAGCAACCACCAACATTAAAGTAATCGGCGATTCGATTGAAGCCAAACTGACCACTGAGCAATTGCAGCAACTACTACAGCACGAAGATGTCCTTTTTATAGAACCTAAACTTATTTATGATGCAGATAATGATTTTGTGACCGGACAATTGAAAGCATCGTCGCCAAACGGATTATGGAGCCGTGGATTAACCGGCACTGGGCAAGTTGTCGGTGTTGCCGATAGTGGTCTTGATACAGGTAACGAGGCTACATTACATCGCGATTTTACGGGGAAATTGCATACCACACCGATTGACTATGGTGGGGACAATGATTGGTCTGACCCGAATGGACATGGCACACACGTCGCAGGGACAGTATTAGGGATCGGTACGGAATCCAATGGAAAATACAAAGGAGTTGCTCACGGAGCTAAGCTGGTGTTTCAATCTTTGCAATGCGCCGATGGCAACGGATTTTGCTATACCGATATTAGAGACATTTTCCGTGATGCACAGCAAGCGGGTGCTAGTATCCATACCAACTCATGGAGCGGTCGTGTCAATGAATACAATTCCAATGCCGTTAAAACAGATGAGTTTTTAGCGCAAAATAAATCGTTTACGATTTTGTTCTCTGCTGGAAATCGTGGACCAGCCAACGACACTGTCAATACGCCAAGTGGAGCGAAAAACGTGCTGACAGTCGGCAATTTGCTGAAGTCCAACCCGAATACGATCCGTTCTTCATCCAGCCGCGGCAACACGTCAGACGGCCGGATTAAGCCTGATGTGGTCGCAACAGGATCAGACATCATATCGGCTCGCTCATCTGTATCTAGCAATACCCCGAGCCCAAATGAGTTCTACACACGGAAATCGGGTACTTCGATGTCTACGCCAGCTGTGGCAGGCGCAGCCACACTCGTACGTCAATTTTATACGACAAATAAAAATATAACACCTTCTTCTGCACTGATTAAAGGTACACTCATTAACGGTGCGCAAGATGTTGGCTATGGCTGGGGCAGCCGCGAGACGGGCTGGGGACGCGTCGATTTGGAAGCATCCTTGTTCCCGACCAACAATCGCAAAGTTGAGTTCGTCGATCAGGCGATCGGGCTTGGTACAGGGGAATCAAGCACACACCAAGTAACGGTTCAAGCTGGACAGCCGCTCAAAATTTCGACGGTGTGGACGGACCATCAAGGAACAGAATTAGCGGCAAAAGCATTAGTGAACGACCTTGATATTGAAGTGAAAGCTCCGGATGGTCAAGTGTTTAAAGGGAACTGCTTTGTGAGCAACGCAGCCAGCACCTCATGTGCGTCTGCCGATCGCCTCAATAATGTAGAAAATGTGTATATCCCTACACCGCAAGCGGGAACGTATACCGTCACGATCAAAGGTTTCAATGTGCCTCAATCGAAGCAGCCATATGCACTTGTCGTTTCCGGTCATCAATTGACATTGCAATAA
- the pfkA gene encoding 6-phosphofructokinase, with translation MTAVKKIAVLTSGGDSQGMNAAVRAVVRTALFHGLEVYGVQRGYQGLLNNDLRKMDIRSVGDIIQRGGTILQSARCQEFRTPEGQEKGAEILRSHGIDGLIVIGGDGSYQGANKLSKLGIKTMGLPGTIDNDIAFTDFTIGFDTAVSVVVDAVNKLRDTMSSHERSSVVEVMGRHCGDIALYAGLASGAESILVPEVPFSIDDVANRMRENFECGKRHSIVIVAEGVGKGEDIVNGIIERCPTVEPRVTVLGHIQRGGAPTAIDRILASRLGDFAVRRLMEGDSGKGCGIIKGELVATDIDLVVNTKKEFNTELYELANRLSQ, from the coding sequence ATGACTGCAGTAAAAAAGATAGCCGTACTTACAAGCGGCGGAGATTCCCAGGGGATGAACGCAGCCGTGCGTGCGGTTGTTCGTACAGCGTTATTCCACGGTCTTGAGGTTTATGGTGTTCAGCGTGGTTACCAAGGACTTTTGAACAATGACTTGCGCAAAATGGACATTCGTAGCGTAGGTGACATCATTCAACGCGGGGGTACGATTTTGCAATCGGCTCGTTGCCAAGAGTTCCGTACACCAGAGGGTCAGGAAAAAGGTGCAGAAATTTTGCGCTCCCATGGCATCGACGGTTTGATCGTAATTGGTGGCGACGGTTCTTACCAAGGCGCTAATAAACTAAGCAAACTAGGCATTAAGACGATGGGCTTGCCTGGTACAATCGATAACGATATTGCATTTACTGATTTCACAATCGGTTTTGATACAGCGGTAAGCGTTGTTGTTGACGCAGTTAACAAATTGCGTGACACGATGAGTTCCCACGAACGCTCCTCGGTCGTAGAAGTAATGGGCCGTCATTGTGGCGACATTGCACTTTATGCAGGTTTGGCAAGTGGTGCAGAGTCGATTCTCGTGCCGGAAGTTCCATTCAGCATTGATGATGTTGCGAACCGTATGCGCGAGAATTTCGAATGCGGCAAGCGTCACAGTATTGTTATCGTGGCTGAAGGCGTTGGTAAAGGCGAAGACATCGTTAACGGCATCATTGAACGCTGTCCGACTGTAGAGCCACGTGTTACGGTTCTTGGCCACATTCAGCGTGGCGGCGCACCGACTGCGATTGACCGCATCTTGGCAAGCCGCTTAGGTGACTTTGCAGTCCGTCGCTTGATGGAAGGCGATTCCGGCAAAGGCTGCGGAATTATTAAAGGCGAACTCGTTGCGACTGATATCGATCTCGTCGTGAATACGAAAAAGGAATTCAATACGGAATTGTACGAATTAGCAAATCGTTTGTCTCAGTAA